The genomic interval GGTCGTGGCGGAGCACGAGGTTCTGGTAGAGCGCCTCGCTCGTGAAGGGCGCCATGGGCGCCATGAGCTTGGTCACGGCGACGAGCGCCTCGTGGAGCGTGGCGTAGGCAGATAGGCTGTCGGGGTCGAGCATGCGCTTGCCGCTCTCGCCCTGGACCTGGCCGGAGCGCCAGAAGCGCCGGCGGTTGCGACGCACGTACCAATTGCTCACCTCGTCGACGACGAAGTCGCGCACGAGGCGGCTCGCCGTGGTCGGGTCGAACCCCTCGAGCGCCGCCGTGACGCCGGCCACGACGGCGTTCAGGCGCGAGACGAGCCAGCGGTCGACGAGCGGGCGCTCCGCGCGCGGCGGGGCGGAGGCCAGGTCGGGCTCCTCCAGGTTGGCGTAGAGCACGAAGAAGCCGTAGACGTTCCACAGGGTGAGGAAGAAGTCGCGCAGCGTCTCGTCGACGAGCCCCGCGCTGAAGCGCTTCGTCGACTCCGGCGGGGAGGCGGAGTAGAGGTACCACCGCAGGGCGTCGGCGCCCTGCACGTCGAGGACGGACCACGGGTCGACCGTGTTGCCCTTCGACTTCGACATCTTCTCGCCGTTCTCGTCAACGATGTGACCGAGCACGTTGACGTTCTTGAACGCCGACGTGGGCGCGCTCAGCCGCGCCAACGGGCCGGGTCGGCGGCCGCTCGCCTCGTCGCCCGGGTCGGTGAGCAGGGTGGCGAGCGCGTGCAACGAGTAGAACCAGCCGCGCGTCTGATCGACGGCCTCGCAGATGTAGTCGGCAGGGAAGTTGGCGGCCAGGCGCTCCTTGGCCTCGGGACCGGACGCGTCGCCGAGGTAGTGCCACTGCGCGTACGGCATGGCGCCGGACTCGAACCACACGTCCACCGTGTACGGTACGCGTCGGTAGGTCTCGCCGTCCAGCTCGAACGTTATCTCGTCGACGTAGGGCCGGTGCAGGTCGAGGTCCTTCAGGTCCCTGCCCGTGAGCCGCTCGAGCTCGGCGACGGAGCCGACGCAGACCTTCTTGCCGCCGTCCTCCGTCTCCCAGACGGGCATGGGGGCGCCCCAGTAGCGCTCCCTGCTCAGCGCCCAGTCGATGTTGTTCTCGAGCCACTTGCCGAAGCGGCCGGTGCGGACGTGGTCGGGGTGCCAGCCGATGCGGTCGTTATTGGCGAGCAGCAGCTCCTTCACGGCCGTGGTGCGGACGTACCAGCTCCGCTTGGCGACGTTCATGAGCGGCTTCCCGTCACGCCAGTTGAAGGGGTAGGCGTGCCTGACGGTGCCGGAGTCGAACATCCTGCCGGCCGCGTCGAGGTCAGCCGTGATGGCGGAGTCCGCGTCCTTGAACCACACGCCGGCGTAGGGCCCCCGAGCGCCGAGCGCGTCAGAGCCCGTTCCGAGCGCCGCGTCCTCGTCCGGGACGAGACGCACCTCGGGCATCACCTTGCCCGTCAGGTCGACCGAGAAGATGGCCGGCAGGCCGTGGGCGCGACCGACGTCGAGGTCGCCGTAGGCGGGCGCGACGTGCACGATGCCCGTGCCGTCGGTGAGGCTGACGAAGTCGTCGGCCACCACCCGGTAGGCGGAGCTAGGGTCTGCGCCGTCGCCCGGCCGTCCGACGAGGAGGGGCCGGTAGGTGGCGCCCGCCAGCGTGGCGCCCGGCACGCTCCCGAGCACCTCGTAGGTGCCGGCCTCGAAGACGCGCGCCACGAGCTCGTTCGCGAGGAGGTACAGCTCGCGCTCGCCCGCTGGCTCGCGCCGACGGGCGGGCCCCGCCACCAACGCGTAGGTCGCGTCGGCGCGCACGGCGAGCCCCGAGTTGGCGGCCAGCGTCCACGGCGTGGTCGTCCAGGCGAGGAAGCTCACCGGCCGCGTCTCGTCGGCCGCCACGACGCCGCGCGCCACGAGGTCGCCGAGGATGGCGGGGAACTTCGGGTAGATGGAGGGGTCCTCGACGTCCTCCTGGTAGCCGAGCGACACCTCGTGCGAGGCGAGGGTCGTGTTGGACGACGGGCTGTGCCAGGTCGTCTTGTAGTCCTCGACGAGCAGCCCGCGGTCGAAGAGGTCCTTCATGATCCACCAACACGACTCGATGTACTCGTTCGTGTAGGTGATGTACGGGTCGGCCAGGTCGATCCAGAAGCCGATGCGCTCCGTCATGGCGTTCCAGTCCTGGATGTTGCTGAAGACGTCGGCGCGACAGAGAGCGTTGAACTCCGCTATGCCGTACTCGTCGATCTGACCCTTGTTCGTGAAGCCGAGGCGCTTCTCGATGGCGATCTCGACGGGGAGGCCGTGCGTGTCCCAGCCGCCCTTGCGTCCGACCCGGTAGCCCTGCATCGTCTTGAAGCGCGGGAACAGGTCCTTGAAGGCGCGGGCGATCACGTGGTGGATGCCGGGCTTCCCGTTCGCCGTCGGCGGACCTTCGTAGAACACCCAGTCGCCGCGCGGCGCTGGGCGGTCGACGCTGCGCCTGAAGACGTCGCGCTCCCGCCAGAGCTGGATGACGCGCTTCTCCAGCGCGGGGAAGTCGACGTTTGAGTTGACCTCGTCGAACATGCGGCTCACCTCGTCCCCGAGGTCCGTGGGAGCGGGTACACGACAAGGCGCCCCAGCCACGATGTGTTGGGGCGCCTCGGGAGCGCGGTACCACCCAACCGTGCCGTTCGCCGTCGCCGGCGTCGGCCTCGCCGACCGCCGCTGCTGAAGCGACGGCCCGGTGCTGTCACGGGCACCGCCCGGCTCCGTCTACCACCTACTGGACGTTCCGCGGCCCAGGGCAGGCTTCGGGGAGCGGCTCGGGGAGGATACCTGACGCGCCGACCGGCCTCCGGGCTCTCACCGTTCCCGGATCGCTGTGGGCGGCCCCATGCGCGAGGACTGTTCCCGTCGTCGCCTTGGCCTTGCGAGGAGCGGTGACGTTGGTCACGTCCTCTGAGCGCGTGACACTTTACAACCAGCAGTGTCGGCGCTAGACTCAAACGTAGCAGCAGGCATGAGGCACGTCAATAGGTACTGTTGCTGCCCCTAAGCACAACCAGGCGCTTCCTGGTACGGCAACCAAGCCAGCAACCGACCGTCGACTTGAGCGACCGTTCGCCTCCGCGGCGCCAAGGAGCGACCCCTCGAAAGGCGATACGCCTCCGTGCGGCAGCGTGGTGGACAGGTCGAAGGCCGGAAGCGCCCGGATCCTGAAGGAAACGTGTCGTGGTTCACGCGTCGGATAGAACGCAGACCGTGTAGCCGGAAGGTGCCTAAGGAGATGGCATGAGCCCGAAAGAAGAAGCGCGTCCCGTCGCGACCGACGTAGTGGAGGCGCCAGCCCCCCGCAAGCGTGGTCGGCCTCGCAAGAACCCGGAGGCCGCCGCGGCGGCGCCCGCGCCGGCCCCGGTCGCGCCCACGCAGGCGCCGGTCGTCGACGAACCCCCTGCGCGGAGCGAACCCTCCGCGCGGAGCGAAGAGGACGGCGGTAACGAGCGTCAGCGCGGGAGGGCGGCCAAGTCCGGCGTGGAGGAGCCGCGGCGTTCCGGGGGCGGGCGCCAGGCGGAGCCGGTCCAGGACGACGCGGACGATGGCGCCGAGGGCGAGGACTCCGCGGCGGGCGGCGAGGACGGCCAGCGGGGCCGCGGCCGTAACCGCCGCAACCGCACGGCGCGCAAGCCCGGCTACAACTTCCGGGAGCTGCACTCGAAGATCCTGCCCGAACTGCACCTGCTCGCCAAGGAAGTCCAGCTCGAGGACTACCGTCGCATGAGCAAGGACGACCTGGTCGTTGCCATCCTGGAGCGCTCGGCCGAGAGCGAGGGTCTGAGGCTCGTCAAGGGCTACCTCGAGATCTCGTCCGACGGGTACGGCTTCCTCCAGGAGTCGCTCCTGCAGAACAACACCCGTAGCGTCATCGTCTCGGCCGGTCTCATCAAGCAGTTCCGCTTGCGCACGGGCGACCTCATCCTAGGCAAGGCCCGGCGCCCGCGCGAGAACGAGCGCTACGGCACCCTCATCAGGGTCGAGGCCGTCAACAACGTCGACCCGTTCCAGTCGTCCAAGCGCCCGCGGTTCGAGGAGCTCACCCCGACCTTCCCGGAAGCGCGCATCAAGCTGGAGACCGTCGGCAACGAGCTCTCCACGCGCGTCATCGACCTGCTCGCGCCCATCGGCCGCGGCCAGCGCGGTCTGATCGTCGCGCCGCCGAAGGCGGGCAAGACGACCCTGCTCAAGAAGATCGCCAACGCCGTCGTGGCTAACGAGCCCGACATCAAGGTGATCGTGCTCCTCGTGGACGAGCGGCCCGAGGAGGTCACAGACTTCCGCGAGTCGGTCCACGGCGTCGAGGTCATCGCGAGCACGTTCGACGAGCCCCCCAGCAACCACATCCGCGTGGCGGAGTTCGTGCACGAGCGCGCGCGGCGCATCGTCGAGGACAGCGGTCACGTCATGATCCTCCTCGACTCGATAACGCGGCTCGCCCGGGCCAACAACCTCGTGACGCCCCCGACGGGCCGCACCCTCTCGGGCGGCCTGGACTCGAACGCCCTCCACTGGCCGAAGCGCTTCCTGGGCGCCGCACGCAACATCCGCGGCGGCGGCAGCCTCAGCATCCTCGCCACCGCCCTCGTCGAGACGGGCTCGCGCATGGACGACGTGATCTTCGAGGAGTTCAAGGGCACCGGCAACATGGAGCTGCACCTCAGCAGGCACCTCGAGGAGCGGCGCATCTTCCCGGCCATCGACATCCTCAAGTCGGGCACGCGCCGCGAGGACCTGCTCCTCAGCGAGGACGTGCTTGCCAAGATGTGGCTCCTGCGTAAGGTCATCTCGGACATGGACCCGGCCGAGGCCATGGAGATGCTCCTCGGGCGCCTCGGACGCAGCAAGAGCAACGCCGAGTTCCTCGCTACCCTCACCCAGGGCTGAGGTCGGCGCCGACGTGAAGGGGGGCGCCGCTGTCCGCGCCGGGCGGCGCGCCCCTCGTCGGTCGGTCTGGCTGTTGGCGGTCGTGCTCGGCCTCGCGTTCGCGGCCGAGCCGGGGGCTGGCGGCGTGGCGGCACGGCGCGCCACCCTGCGCGCCGCTCAGGCGGCCGCGCTCGCCGGCGCCCTCGACTCCTTGCGGGGCGTCGACTGGAGCACCACGGGCTTCGCGCTGCCCGTGCAAGGGCGCGTCTCCTCCTACTTCGGCTGGCGGAACGTCTCGGTCAACGGCAACCGTTACCACGGCGGCCTCGACATCGCCGCGCCGTCCGGCACGCCCGTGAAGGCGGCGCGCTCCGGCGTCGTCACCCGCGCAGGGTGGTGGGGGACTTACGGCAACGTCGTGGTGCTCGACCACGGCGACGGCAGCGAGACGCGTTACGCCCACCTCAGCGCGGTGGCCGTGCGCGTGGGCCAGGCCCTCAGGCAGGGCGACGTGCTCGGCGCGGTCGGCAGCACGGGCGCCTCGACCGGCCCGCACCTGCACTTCGAGGTCCGTTTCGACGGCCGGGCGGTCGACCCCCTGCCGTACCTGCAGGGGCGTCTTTAAGAGGCGGGGTCTCGCGTCCCGGCCGGTGCGGTAGTCTTGGGCATGCCTCGGTGACGGACGGCGCGGCCGCCCGTTGGTCGCCAAATCGGAACCGTTCCGAGGTAAAAGGTTGTAGAGTGGGCGAAGGCGGTCAGGCCGCTGGGGAGGTCAAGGCATGTGGGTATCGACCAAAGCGCAGTACGGCATGAGGGCCCTCGTGGAAGTGGCGCTCAGCGGCGACGAACCCATCAGCCTCAAGACGGTCGCCGAACGCCAACTGCTCAGCCACCAGTACCTGGAACAGATCTTCGCCATCCTGCGCCGCGCCGGCATCGTCGAGGCGATCAGGGGCGCGCACGGCGGTTACCGCCTCGCGCGGCCGCTCGAGGAGATCGACAGCCTCGAGGTCGTCGAGTTGCTGGAGGGCAGCGTGGCGCCCGTCAGCTGCATCGTCGACTCCGCCAACTGCGTCCGCGCCGGCATGTGCTCGACCGAGAGCCTCTGGCGGCGCGTGGACGCGGCCGTGCGTCAGGTCCTGCGCTCCACTAGCCTCGCCGACCTGGTGCAGCAGCGCCGGCTGCTCGGCATCCAGCCGTTGCCGCAGTACCTCGGGCGCGACGACTGACGAGTTCCACCCCGTGCAGCCGATATCGGGTATCTACCTGGACCACGCGGCCACGACGCCTCTCGATGAGCGCGTCCTTGGCGCCATGCTGCCGTACCTGAAGAGCGAGTTCGGCAACCCCTCGAGCGTTCATCGCCTCGGTCAGACGGCCAGGCGCGGGGTGGAGGAGGCGCGGGAGCGCGTCGCCGCGACGCTGGCCGTGCGGTCGCGCCAGGTCGTCTTCACGTCCGGAGCGACAGAGGCCGACGACCAGGCCGTCTTCGCGGCCGCGGCCGCGCGGCCGGGTGGGCTCGTGGTGAGCGCCGGCGAGCACGCCGCCGTGCTCGAGGCGGCCCGCCGCTTGGCAGCTCGAGGGCGCGACGTGACCTTCGTGCCGCTCGCGCCGGACGGCGGCTCGCCGCTCGCCGCGTGGGAGGCCGCCCTCGCCGCGCAGGCGACGCGCGGCGGCACCGCGCTGGTCGCCGCCATGCTCGTCAACAACGAGACCGGCGCGCTGCTCGACGTAGGGGCCGTCGCCGAGCTGGCGCACGCCCACGGCGCCCTCTTCCTCTGCGACGCGGTGCAAGGTTACGGCGTCGAGGAGTTCACCCTCGCGAGCCTTGGAGCCGACTTCGTGACGCTCTCGGCGCACAAGATCTATGGGCCGAAGGGCGCGGGAGCGCTCGTCTTCAGGGAAGGCAGCGAGCCGGCCCCGCTGCTGGCCGGCGGCGCGCAGGAGCGCGGCCACCGGCCCGGCACCCACGCCGTGCCAGCCATCGTCGGGCTCGGGGCCGCGGCGGCCCTCGCCGCCGAGCGGCTGCCCGCCGAGCGGGCGCGGCTCGCCGGCCTGCAAGCGCGCTTCGAGGCCGCTGCCGGCGCCATCCCGGGCGTGGCGATCAACGCCGCCGGGACGCCTAGGTCCGTCAAGCACACGAACCTGCGCGTGCGGGGCGCAGACGGCGAGACGCTGCTTATGCTGCTCGACGAGGCTGGGGTGTACGCCAGCGCCGGTTCGGCGTGCGCCGCGGGCAGCGTGGAGCCTAGCCACGTCCTCCTGGCCATGGGGCTGGGACGGGACGAGGCGAAGGCGAGCGTCAGGTTCAGCTACGGCAAGGCCGTCGACGAGGCGCTAGTCGATGAGGCGGCGAGCCGGTTGAGCGCCGTCGTCGAACGAGCACGCTCGGTCGTGGCGTCGTAGGGCGCTACTAGGGGACGGTCAGGCCGACTTGCGTGCTGCCACGGTCGCCAACAGCCTGGCGGGTTCGTCGAGGTCCAGGACCTCGACGTGCAGCTGCGTGATCCCGCTGCCGGGCACCTCGAACATCAGCGGCATGAGGGCGCGCTCCATCACGGAGCGCAGTGCGCGGGCACCCGTCTTCAGCGCCTGGGCGCGCCTGGCCACCTCGAGCAGCGCCTCGTCGGAGAAGGTCAGCTTCACGCCGTCGAAGCCGAAGAGCTCCTGGTACTGCTTCACGAGCGCGTTCCGGGGCTTCGTGAGCACGTCGACGAGCGCCTCGAGGCTGAGCTCCTCCAAGCGCACGACGACGGGCAGACGCCCGATGAGCTCGGGGATGAGGCCGAACGCCATCAGGTCGGAAGGCATCACTTCCGCTCCGGCCAACGGGTCGCCCTCGGAGGCCGCCGGGGTCTGGAAGCCCACCTTGGCGACGTCCAGCCGGCGGCGCAGGATGGCGTCGAGGCCCTCGAAGGCCCCGCCGCAGATGAACAGGATGTTGCTAGTATCGACGTCGATCAGTTCCTGGTGCGGATGCTTGCGCCCACCCTGGGGCGGAACGTGCGTGACCGTGCCCTCGATGATCTTGAGCAGGGCCTGCTGGACGCCCTCGCCGCTCACGTCGCGCGTGATGGACGGACCCTCGGACTTGCGGCCGATCTTGTCGATCTCGTCGACGTAGATGATGCCCCGCTCCGCCGCGGCCACGTCGTAATCGGCCACCTGTAGGAGGCGGAGGATGATGTTCTCGACATCGTCGCCGACGTAGCCGGCCTCCGTGAGCGTGGTGGCGTCGGCGATGGCGAACGGCACGTCGAGCGTGCGCGCGAGCGTCTGGGCGAGCAGCGTCTTGCCGGTCCCGGATGGGCCGATGAGGAGCACGTTGCTCTTCTGCAGCTCCGTATGGGGGTTGGCGATGCGGCGCGAGTGGTTGTAGACGGCCACGGCGAGGGCGCGCTTGGCGGCCTCCTGCTCGATGACGTAGGCGTCGAGCTCGCGCTTGATCTCGCGCGGTTGGAGGCTCCGTAGGTGCACGAACGGCTTGGCGGGCGCCCCGGCCTCCGCCACGACGTCGTGGACGCGCCCCGCGCACTGGTCGCAGATGTGCGCCCCGCCGCCCGGTGCTGCCACGAGGAAGCGCACCTCCGTGTGGGCGCGTCCACAGAAGCTGCAGTGGGTGGCCGTCATCTGGCGCCCTTGGCGCCGTCGACGCGCCCGGGGCCGCGGGGCTCGATGACCTTGTCGATCAGCCCGTAGGCGAGGGCCTGCTGGGGGGCCATGAAGTTGTCGCGCTCCATGTCGCGGCGCAACTGCTCGACGGCGACGCCGGTGTGGCGGTGGTAGATGGTCTCCATCATGTCGCGCAGGTCCTCGAACTCGCGCGCCTGAACGGCGAGGTCGGGGAGGCTCGAGCGCGGGAAGCCGGCCGAGCCCGCGTGGATCATGATGCGGCTATGCGGCAGGGCGACGCGGTGCCCGGCCGCTCCGGCCGTCAGGATCAGCGAGCCCATCGACATGGCGATGCCGACGCAGTTCGTGTGCACCGGCGCGGAGATGAACTGCATGACGTCGTAGATGGCGAGGCCGGCGTACACTTCGCCGCCGGGGCTGTTGATGAACATGTTGATGGGCTGCTCGCTCGACTGCGAGTCGAGGAGGAGCAGTTGGGCGGTCACGACGTTGGCGACCTCCGAGTCGATGGCCGAGCCGAGGAAGATGATGCGTTCCTTCAGGAGCCGGCTGTAGACGTCGTAGGTGCGCTCGCCGCGCCCGGTCTGCTCGATGACGTAAGGGATGAGCGGCATCTTGCGGCTAGCGTAGCACCGGGCCGGGGCCCGTGGCGTTCCCCCACGCGGTTAGGGCGTGGCTACGGGCCATGACAGGCGGGGCGCCACCTGCCAGGCGGCGCCCCTGCTACCTTCGGTTCGGCCGGACCTCAGTGGTGATGGTGGTCGTGATCGTGGTGATGGTCGTGCCCATGATCGTGATCGTGGTCGGCCGCCTCGTCCTCGCTCAGGGCAGCGGCCTCGGCGGCCTCGTCGGCATCGGTCTCGTCCAGCGCCTCGTTCGGTTCGCCGGCCAGCTCGTTGATGAACTCACGCAGCGCCTTGTCGCGCTTCAGGAAGAAGCGGTAGTTGGCGAGGTACTCCTCACCGAGCTCCTGCCGCATGCGACCGACGTCCTGGCCGCGCGAGTCGGCGAGCCGCTTCAGGGCGGAGCGGTACTCGGCGTCGGAGACCTCCGTGCCGCGCACCTCCATGAGGCGCTCGAGCACGAGGTCGCGCCGCACGCCCTTCTCGGCCGCCTCCTTGAGCTCGGCCTCGAACTCATCGCGCTTGCCGCGCTGCTCGAGGCGGTCGACGTAGCGCTCCAGCGTGGTGCCTTGGTGGCCGAGGTCGTGGGCGAGGTCCTGCAGGAGGCTGCGCTGCCGGCGCCTGACGAGGCTGCCGGGCAGCTCGAGCGTCGAGCCTGAGACGAGCTTCTCGACGACCTCGTCGCGGCGGGCCTCGAGGGTCGCGCGCCGCGCGTCGGTCTCGAGGCTCTCACGCACGCGGCGCGTCAGCTCCGCGCCGTCGGCGAGGCCGAGCTGCAGGGCGAGGTCGTCGTCGGAGGCGGTGAGCTCCTTGCCCTTGACGTCCAGGACCTTGAGCCGGATCTGCGTGGTGCTGGTGCCGCCATCCTCGCCCTCTGGAGCCGGGTCCGTGAACGTAGCCGTCAGGACATCGCCCATCGACTTGCCGACGAGCTGACCCTTGAGCTCCTCACCGGCGCGGTCCATGTGGACCTGGAAGGTGGAGGACTCGTCGGCCTCGTCGCCCTCGTCGAGACGCGCCACGAGCACCCAGTCGGTGGCCTCGACTGGACGTTCGACCGGCACCAACGTGGCGTTCTCGCGGCGCAACTGCTCGAGGGCGGCGCGGACGTCGTCGTCGCTCACGACCTTGGGCTCGGCCTCCAGCTTCACGGTCTCGAGGTCGGGCAGGGTGATGTCGGGGTAGACGTCGGCGTGGACGGTGAACTCGAAGTCCTGGCCGCGCACGGCGCCGTCGGCGTGGAAGTGGGCGTCGATGGGGTAGAGCTCGAGCTCGCGCACGGCCTGCGGGTAGGTCTCCTCGACGAGCGCGTCGCGGACCTCCTCGGCCAGGGCCTCGGCGCCCACGCGCTTCTCCAGCACGCCGCGGGGCGCCTTGCCCGGGCGGAAGCCGGGCACCTTCACGGTCCGCGAGAGCTGCGCGAGCACGCGCTCGAAGGTGGCGTCTACCGTGGCGGCGTCGACGCGCACGCTGAGCGTGACGTTGGCCCCCTGCTTCTCGACTACTTTGGCTTCCATGACACTCCTAATCGGCTTGACCGTCGCCGCGACCGCGAACCGCTAATGCATGCGCCCGGTGGGGCGCCAAAAGGTAGCGGCAAGCGCTCGGCTTGCCGCGGTGGTGCGAGGAGCGGGACTTGAACCCGCACGGCTAGGCCACTAGATCCTAAGTCTAGCGCGTCTACCAGTTCCGCCATCCTCGCGCGCAGATGCCCGCGGTCTCCTTCCGACTTCGCCAGCGCGGAAGTAAGGGAGGGCGGGTCGAACTGCTCGAGACCCGCCCTCTTCGCGGGAGACCCCGCCGGCTGGGGTGGATGATGGGATTTGAACCCACGACACCCGGAACCACAATCCGGTGCTCTAACCAACTGAGCTACACCCACCAAGCAGGCGCAAACGAACCCGCAGGGTTCGCGAGGCCGAACCGAAGGTTACCGCGTGGGAGGCGGGTTTGGCTAGTCCTAAGGCGCTGGAGGGCGGGAAGACACGGGCGAGCCGCGACGGCCGGGTCGCTGTTCACGCCAACCATATCCGCGTACAGGCTATGCACGTATGCGGTCTGCTCTACACTCAGTGGCTGTTGAGCGTAAGTGTCCCACAACCGGTTCTGCACGTCCCTGATCACGAATGTCTGCTGCTCGATCGCTACGACTTCAAGGACGTTCTCCAACCCGCCAAGCGCCGTAACCGTAGCTGCCATGCGCATAGGCAGCGACAGGCCGACGTTACCGACGACGAGCACATCGCGCGCAGTACTGGCACCCGTAAGGGAAGTGGTCCAGGGGCTCTCGAAGTCCTCCGGATCCCACTCGTCACCAGAGACGGAGAACGCCAGATCCCAGAACCCGTTCGCGACGACCGGCGATGAGACGGTGATGTCGATGAACGGCTCCCCATCCAGGTCTACGGTCCTAAGCGTGTAGAAGTTCGGTTCTCCAACGTCCTGAGCCTGCAGCCCCCAGTTGAGACGATGACTCAAGCTAACGGCCTGACTCAACCGCCATCGGAACCACATCGGCAGCAGCGCGAATGTCGTACCGCGGTGAGACCCGAGACGAACTACACGCCACCAGACCAAACAGAACGCCGGCAGCCAGCAAAGACCGAACGCGTAGCATAAAACCCCGTTATAATAGATGTTATGGACATTATATGGCAGATTAAGGCCGATCAGGCAAGGGGTTGCAGAAGATAGACCCTACTCGACCGGTTCCAGCCTTCTGAGCACCCGGTACGCCACGAGCGCGCCCGGCAGGAGCGGCACGACGCTCAGCCACATGGCCGCGTTCATGCCGATGGCTTCCTGGACGGCCCCGACGACGAGGTAGAGCAGCCCAGCGGTGCCCCAGGTGAGGCCCATCATCATGCCGGAGGCCGTGGCGACCGCGTGCGGCGCGGCGTCCTGGGCCGCCAGCACCATGATGGGCAGGCCGCCGTTCGCGAGGATGCCGGAGAACGCGACGGCCACGAAGTAGAGGACCGTGCCGGGTTGGCTCAGCAGGAGCACGGCGAGGGGTAAGGCGGCGAGCAGCATCGTGCCGGTCACCAGGAACTGGCGGCTGAACCGGTTCTCGATGAGGCCGATGAGGATGCCGCCGGCGGCCCCGGAGAAGGTGAAGACCGTGATCGTCCAGAACACGACAGGATCGGTGGCGGAGAGCCCCTTCGCGTTCACGAGCCAGAGCGGGGCGCCGTTGATCATCGACACCCACGCGATCGAGCGCAGCACGCCCGCCAGGCAGAGCTGCCCGACCGGGCCGCGGAACAGGTCGACGTCGAAGACCTTCGCGCGCCTCGAGCCCGTCTGCTGGGGCACCGGCGGCGTGAGGAGGTAGATGAGCGCGCCGAGGACGATGCCAGGGACCATCAGGACCGGGCTGTAATCGAGCCAACCCCTGATGAGGAAGAAGCCGATGACGAGCGGTCCGAACGACAGGCCGATCGTGCCGCCGGCGCTGAACACCCCGAGCGCCAGACCGCCCTTTGAGCTGGCGGCGCGGCGGGCGAGGGTCGTCGCCGCTGGGTGGTAGGCGGCCGAGCCGAGCCCGCCGAGGAGCAGGAGGGGTACGAGCCAGAGGGGTGAGGGCATGATGGCGATGAGGCTCAGGATGGAAGAGGAGACGATCACGCCGGCGGACGCGACGAGCCGGTGGCCGAGCCGGTCCGCCACCGCGCCGAACAGCGGCTGCAGGACCGACGAGCTGAACGACAGGGAGGCGACGAACAGGGCGAGCGTGAGCTCGCTGACGCCGAAGCGGATCTGCAGGGTGGGGAGCAGCGCGGCGAGCGTGCCGGAGAACAGGTCGTTGAAGAAGTGCGCGAGGAACAGGAGGACAGCTACGACGCCGCTACCGACCACCAGCCGGGACGCGCGCCTGTTCGAGCTCTGCGTAGGGGGGACCGGTTCCGACAGCGTCGTTCGCGCCATGGCTGCTGAGCGTACCGCGGTTGAAGGGGCTTGAGAGGAAGAAGCTGGCGGCTTGCCTCCACACCGACGGGTCCGTGGCCCCGAGGCGCGGGAGCCTGAAGCCCGGCAGGTTCGCGGGCTCTCAGGCGGTCCCGAACATGACCTTGCGTCCGTCCGGGTCCGTGATGGTGACCACGACGTCGTCCAGGGCGAGGGGTTCGATGCCGTGGCTACGTAGATGCGCTAGGAGAACGCTCGCGTTTCCCGGGGTTGGGCGCGGAACTCCGACGCGTAACCGTCGTGCAACTCCCGCCAGCCGTACGCGAGCGCCCGGTCCGGTACGACCGGTGACCAGCGGGCAGCCGTGCCGGGTCGGTGAGCATCTGCCACAGCCGCTCCGGGCTCTGCGGGAACTCACGGCGCATGA from Trueperaceae bacterium carries:
- a CDS encoding Rrf2 family transcriptional regulator; protein product: MWVSTKAQYGMRALVEVALSGDEPISLKTVAERQLLSHQYLEQIFAILRRAGIVEAIRGAHGGYRLARPLEEIDSLEVVELLEGSVAPVSCIVDSANCVRAGMCSTESLWRRVDAAVRQVLRSTSLADLVQQRRLLGIQPLPQYLGRDD
- the rho gene encoding transcription termination factor Rho, producing the protein MHSKILPELHLLAKEVQLEDYRRMSKDDLVVAILERSAESEGLRLVKGYLEISSDGYGFLQESLLQNNTRSVIVSAGLIKQFRLRTGDLILGKARRPRENERYGTLIRVEAVNNVDPFQSSKRPRFEELTPTFPEARIKLETVGNELSTRVIDLLAPIGRGQRGLIVAPPKAGKTTLLKKIANAVVANEPDIKVIVLLVDERPEEVTDFRESVHGVEVIASTFDEPPSNHIRVAEFVHERARRIVEDSGHVMILLDSITRLARANNLVTPPTGRTLSGGLDSNALHWPKRFLGAARNIRGGGSLSILATALVETGSRMDDVIFEEFKGTGNMELHLSRHLEERRIFPAIDILKSGTRREDLLLSEDVLAKMWLLRKVISDMDPAEAMEMLLGRLGRSKSNAEFLATLTQG
- the ileS gene encoding isoleucine--tRNA ligase; the encoded protein is MFDEVNSNVDFPALEKRVIQLWRERDVFRRSVDRPAPRGDWVFYEGPPTANGKPGIHHVIARAFKDLFPRFKTMQGYRVGRKGGWDTHGLPVEIAIEKRLGFTNKGQIDEYGIAEFNALCRADVFSNIQDWNAMTERIGFWIDLADPYITYTNEYIESCWWIMKDLFDRGLLVEDYKTTWHSPSSNTTLASHEVSLGYQEDVEDPSIYPKFPAILGDLVARGVVAADETRPVSFLAWTTTPWTLAANSGLAVRADATYALVAGPARRREPAGERELYLLANELVARVFEAGTYEVLGSVPGATLAGATYRPLLVGRPGDGADPSSAYRVVADDFVSLTDGTGIVHVAPAYGDLDVGRAHGLPAIFSVDLTGKVMPEVRLVPDEDAALGTGSDALGARGPYAGVWFKDADSAITADLDAAGRMFDSGTVRHAYPFNWRDGKPLMNVAKRSWYVRTTAVKELLLANNDRIGWHPDHVRTGRFGKWLENNIDWALSRERYWGAPMPVWETEDGGKKVCVGSVAELERLTGRDLKDLDLHRPYVDEITFELDGETYRRVPYTVDVWFESGAMPYAQWHYLGDASGPEAKERLAANFPADYICEAVDQTRGWFYSLHALATLLTDPGDEASGRRPGPLARLSAPTSAFKNVNVLGHIVDENGEKMSKSKGNTVDPWSVLDVQGADALRWYLYSASPPESTKRFSAGLVDETLRDFFLTLWNVYGFFVLYANLEEPDLASAPPRAERPLVDRWLVSRLNAVVAGVTAALEGFDPTTASRLVRDFVVDEVSNWYVRRNRRRFWRSGQVQGESGKRMLDPDSLSAYATLHEALVAVTKLMAPMAPFTSEALYQNLVLRHDPSAPDSVHLTDWPQAEAAAIDEDLMRDMRALMRLVELGRAARAASGVKLRQPLPEVLVRVRSEEELEGVRSLSDQLLDELNVKAVRFLAVTDDFVDYALKPNLPRLGKRVGKLIPQLRAALEGMDGRAVAANVRAGLPTTVALADTTLELEPEDLLLDARSPEGYAAQEERGYLVALDTRVSDVLRREGLVRDVVRLVQNGRKAAGLDVSDRIALSIRAEGELAEAVREHGATLAREVLAVSLDDAPAPGSFQESHEVEGASLTFAIRKA
- a CDS encoding cysteine desulfurase encodes the protein MQPISGIYLDHAATTPLDERVLGAMLPYLKSEFGNPSSVHRLGQTARRGVEEARERVAATLAVRSRQVVFTSGATEADDQAVFAAAAARPGGLVVSAGEHAAVLEAARRLAARGRDVTFVPLAPDGGSPLAAWEAALAAQATRGGTALVAAMLVNNETGALLDVGAVAELAHAHGALFLCDAVQGYGVEEFTLASLGADFVTLSAHKIYGPKGAGALVFREGSEPAPLLAGGAQERGHRPGTHAVPAIVGLGAAAALAAERLPAERARLAGLQARFEAAAGAIPGVAINAAGTPRSVKHTNLRVRGADGETLLMLLDEAGVYASAGSACAAGSVEPSHVLLAMGLGRDEAKASVRFSYGKAVDEALVDEAASRLSAVVERARSVVAS
- a CDS encoding M23 family metallopeptidase, producing the protein MKGGAAVRAGRRAPRRSVWLLAVVLGLAFAAEPGAGGVAARRATLRAAQAAALAGALDSLRGVDWSTTGFALPVQGRVSSYFGWRNVSVNGNRYHGGLDIAAPSGTPVKAARSGVVTRAGWWGTYGNVVVLDHGDGSETRYAHLSAVAVRVGQALRQGDVLGAVGSTGASTGPHLHFEVRFDGRAVDPLPYLQGRL